A region of the Candidatus Bathyarchaeota archaeon genome:
GAGGCGGATTCCCTCTGCGATCTTGATCCGGAGGATAAGAAGGGCGTCAGTTGCGTCCAGAAGGAGGATGACCATATCAGCGCTCCTGAGGTCTTCAAGGTTAAGCTCGAAACTCTTGATGAGACGGGGGTTAAGGTCAATAACAAATCCTATGGTATCGATGAAAAGTAGTGTAGTTTCATAATCGACAAAGCGGCGCTGGTATTTGCTGCTCAGGGTGGTGAAGGGCTTATCACTTACGGGCTTATTGTCACCAGTGATGGCGTTGAAGAGACTTGTCTTCCCGGCGTTGTAATAGCCAGCGACACAAATGGTGGGGTAACCGAGGCGGCGACGTTTTCTAATACGTTCGCGCTTTTCCTTGAGGAGTTTTTCGATATTTCGTTTGTTAGCGGCCTGGCGCCGGGTGAGTTCCCGCATCTGACTATGGAACGCGTACTCTCCCATACTCCGGAAGAATGGCCGGTCATTATGGAACCTAAGGTTAGCCTCGAGCTTGAAGTACGGAGCAAGCTTCTCCAGGCGGGCGGCCTCTATCTGGAGCTGGCTCAGGGTATCGGATGCCATACGATTGAAGATCTCTAGAGTAACCTCATAGCGGTCAACGACATCAACTCCAAGGGCCTGGATAAGGTTGAGTTTCTGGCTGCTACGGAGGAGATTATAGAAAACAATGATGTTGACGTTGTGTCTCCGTGCTTTCTTTGCGATCTCCTTGACCTTGCCACTTCCGATATGGTATTTTGCAAAGGGGCGGTGTCTACTTTGGACGACATTTCCGATGACCTTGATGCCCATGGTCTCTATAAGGGTACGGAGCTCATTGAGCTTGAGATGGTATACTGTATGATCATGGACATTAGTCTTGAGCATGACGAGAATGGCTCTGCCATCGACCTGAGTCTGCACAATAACTGTTGGATATCGGGAGGTTATGAATCTTCGTGAACGTAAAATACATGATCTTTTTAGATACATGACAAGTCGTCTTTCTTTATTCTAAACCTTTTAAATGCAAGAAATTGTTATAAAACAATGGAAGTTAATCGCCCCCGCGACGTATCAAGAGCGCAATATCCTTTTAGAAGATAGAAAAAATAGACTTCACTCATTACACCCTGAAAGAAAGGAATACATCAGTACAATACTTGCTATTCCAGATTAAAGCGTCCAGAAGCTGGATAGCTTTAATACACTTGTCACCTGTACAAGCGTTCTCGGCGACCATATGTTACGCGTGTAAAATAAATGATCTCTTAAGAGTGCACCCAAGAACCTGCCTGTGAGGGCGCAATTCATTAAGAAGAAGATTTTCATAATGGTCAATTGATGGTACAAACAATCTTTAGAATAATAACGCTTCGCGCGCACATCACCATCTTTAAATCAAACCACATATTGCCTAGAATAAGTGTTTGTATGGTTCTAAATATTTATGAAACTCTTAATGAGTTAATTGAAGCTCCAGGAGTCCCTGGATTTGAGGAGCAACGAAGGAAAAAGATCATTGAACAATTTTCTCGGTATTGTGATACCGTTTCGGTAGATGTGATTGGAAACGTAATCGGAACCCTTGGCGACGGCGAAAGATCCGTTATGATCAGCGGTCACTACGATCAACTTGGATTTATGATAAAGAATGTGGACGACAAAGGATATGCTAGCATCGTCAATGTAGGAGGATGGGATAAGAGGACAGCATACGGATTAAGGGTTAAAATCTGGGTAGGAGATGGACCAAACGATTATGTTATTGGTGTAATAAGCGCTGTTCCCCCACATGTAACAAACCCATCAGAGAGGGAAAAAGTACCATCAATTGATAATATGACACTCGACTTTGGTGCAAGCAGCAAAGAAGAGGCAGTAAATATGGGCGTACTCCCTGGATGCACCTGTACTCCAGATGCCCGCCTCGACTATCTTGGAAAAAAGGATTCAGACCTGGTCATAGCGCCTTCTTTCGATGATATTAGTGCAGTTGTGTCTCTCCTTGTGGCGCTCGAAGAGCTAAAAAAAGATCCCCCTGAAGGTCTAAAGATACATGTTGTAGCTACTGTGCAGGAAGAAGTTGGATTGAGGGGAGCCACTGTTTCGGGGTTTAATCTCAATCCATGGGTTACAATGAACTCAGATACGACAAGCGTTCTCGCCCCGGGGGTACCAGCATCAAAGGTCGGGAGTATAAATCTCGGAGAAGGTCCGATAATATGCTTAGGCCCGGCATTTAATAGGAAACTCTGGGAGCTTATGATGAAAGTTGCAGAGGAAGAGGGAATCCCGTATCAGAGGCGTGGAGTGCCAGCTAGGAGTGGGAACGACTCTTGGGCGCTCCAGATAGCGAGGGGAGGATCAATTTGCGGATTACTCTCGATGCCTAACAGATATATGCACTCTGCCAACGAGGTTGTATCTCTAAAAGATATTGAAAACATTGGAAAGCTATTCGCTGCGACTGCAAAGGCTTTAACAACTTGCGACATGCCCCACACCGTCCAAGTTTTCAAGAGATAACTTTTTGAAAGTCAAGATGACAACAGCATAATCTTTTTTGCCGATTCCTCGGATTATCCGGGGAGACCTCGGCTATAGAATGAGATAACTCGTTAGGGAGCACCTCTCAATACGTGACTATATTTTAGATTTTGAAGGGGCATTTGAGGGAGCACTGTTTATTCAGAAAAGGAAAACATAAGAATGATTCTACATGTTCAAGATAACTCTAGTTTAAAGTAGTGAACTTTTTTGAGACCACTCATGTAATAAAAGCACAAAAAAGAAAAGAGGAAAAACTTGGAACAGAGATTATAGGTCTAAAAAGAAAAGAAAAAATCTCTATATTTTTTGTTCGAAAGAAAGGTACCCTTTTTCTTTATGAGGAAGGAGAAACATTAAAACATGTTCCCCTGAAATCCTCATGCCAAATTCGTAACCCACAGCATCAGCAATATCTGAAACGGTTCGTTTTCCGTTAATAAAATTCAAAAATTCGTGATTCAAGGGACGTGTTGAGTAAAAATTGATATTAGAATCTACTTTCTTCATCAATTTATAAAGTTTCCATCTAAATTCTCTCGTAAGACGATTGGGAATGAGCGTATTTCCTAGTAATGTGGGTATTGTATTTTCACAATCTATTTTCATTTTTTACACTTCCTCCAATAATGAACTAAAGCTATCAATTTTTTCAATTTCAAATTTATTTTTCTTTAAAAATGATTCCTTTAATGAATTCACTTCATCATAAAAAGAAGAATCATTTACCAAACTCTTAACTGATTCAAGCGCTCCAAGACTACGTTCAGTCAAGTAAGTTATCTCACCTTTGCGGTACTTTACGATTTTCTCTATGTTTTTAATAGCTTCTTTTCTTTGTTTACCATCTTTATTCAGCTCACAAAGTTCATCTAATAAATCATCATATGTCTGCACGGAGGCATTCATTAGTCTTGCTTCACCTTTAGACTCAACCATATGGGCTATATATCTAGCTTGATCAGTTCCCGCATTTGCTATTGTCAACGCTACACTTGTGGTAACCTCACCGCACCGTTTGAGCACTGCTGGATCCAATTTATCAGCTGTGTAAGATTGAGTATGGAAATGTTTGCAAGGCCAAGACATAAACAAAGGTGACGGGACCTTAAGTCTCATTAGTCGAGAGTTATCACTCCAGGGCGTATACGGAAGAGTGTTAAATCTTATCAATTTGATATCTCTATCCTCATCCTTAAATTGTGGTAAACCATCCTTTGAGACCTTTTCAATAGTATCGATGCAGAGATCGTTTATGTAAGATGGGATGGATTCAGCGGATTTGTATAGTATTAGAGAAGTTTGACTTTCACTTTGGTCATTTCCAACACTACAATATACAAAGGCTGCTAATATATTTTTAAAATCTCCTGAAAATGTCTTAAGATATGCACCAAGCCCAGCACCCTCTGCCCCAAGAATGAATTTGATTGTCCTTTTTGGTCGAGATATTTTACCTTGCCTTATCAACGACATTATAGTTCGAGCATTCTCAATCCATAGCCCAACTCCACCAGCACAGTTACCCCCAGGTTTTGTACCAGAGCTATGTGCTACAAACCAAACTTCCTGTTCAGATTTTTCACTGCCATTTATTACGCCTATAAGAGCTTCTCCCTTTCCAGGGAAAAGTTTTGCATCAATGAATGCTTTTAATTTAACTGGGCCATTCTTGAGCAGAGATCTAAGATATTCGCCCTGCGAATGAGAAATACTAAAAGCCCAACCAGTTCCCTCTTTGGAACAACATCTCAATAGGGAAATGGCATCCGGATGGTTCCTTCTAACTCTATTTCCCTTGTTATCATCTCCGGGTAAATTTCGTTCATACAGAAAATTATCGGTGACAAGTCCAATAGCACCATATTTTTCAATGGCTAGTTTAAACATCCTAACCCCACATGGTAGATTACCTTCTCCGCTTGCCAAGACTATTTTTCCTTGAACATCTTTTCCTATAAAATCAGACTCTTCAACACCTCTACCAACATCAACTAGCTCTGCCACAACTCCCTCTGGAGGCGTGGGAATGCTCCAATGCCCAATACACGTTGGGGCATCATCATAAGAGGTGAGTTTTTTATCTATAGGTCCAACAATTTCCAAAGAAGCATCGTTTACATCCCATCCAATGAAGCCAAGGTCCTCAGTACCATTATCATCAGAGGGATATTTTACGACATAAACTTCATCCAGTCCATATTCCTCAAGTCTTTCTCTAGAGTATTTAATTGACTCTCTAAGTCCTGAAGATCCATGTTGTCTTAAAAATTGCGTAACAAAATTTGCATGTTGCCAAGCCTTATGACCAGAAAGATCCGTTACAACACTTTTTTGTAGCTTATTCAAGTAATTTCACCTCTAGAACTAGCTTACAATAATATTAAAGACTTTTTCTGTATACTCACGTGAAAAAATAATGTTTACTAAATTTAAATAAAAAAAGAAAATAATTGAAGGGGATTATTAGGCGCTATTATGTATTTTGCTTGGTTTGCCAGTAGGTGAAAATTGAAACAACAACAGCGATTAGAGAGAGAATGGTTGGAATCATAGTTTGAGCAGAATCTCCTGCGGGTCCTACGGGTCCTTGTGGGCCAGCGTCACCTTTCGCTCCTTTCGCTCCTGTAACTCCTGCGGCTCCTGCGGCTCCTGCGGCTCCTGCAGCTCCTGCAGCTCCAGCTTTACCTTTAGCTCCTGCGGCTCCTGCAGCTCCAGTAGCTCCAGTAGCTCCAGCTATAGGCTCATCACTTGCAGGGGGTTCTCCGTGTATCCACCAGATGTTTTCAAAGCTTTTGGCTGACCTAGAAGGCAGTAACGACTCAACATTCTTGAAATCATTCCTATAGATCGTAGTTGAGCCACCTGATAGTAGATGTATAAATGGTAGTTCTTCATTACCTATCTTCTGCATTTCGAAGACTATGTCTCTTCGCTTTAGTGGGTCCATTTCCACCATAACGTCTTCACTCAACTGGTCAATTCTAGCATTGCTGTAATAGCCCATGTTCATTGTACCAGTTGGCTTCGAAGCATGGTGATTGACTAACTCTCCAGGAGGCCATCCTCCAATATGGACAT
Encoded here:
- a CDS encoding 50S ribosome-binding GTPase is translated as MQTQVDGRAILVMLKTNVHDHTVYHLKLNELRTLIETMGIKVIGNVVQSRHRPFAKYHIGSGKVKEIAKKARRHNVNIIVFYNLLRSSQKLNLIQALGVDVVDRYEVTLEIFNRMASDTLSQLQIEAARLEKLAPYFKLEANLRFHNDRPFFRSMGEYAFHSQMRELTRRQAANKRNIEKLLKEKRERIRKRRRLGYPTICVAGYYNAGKTSLFNAITGDNKPVSDKPFTTLSSKYQRRFVDYETTLLFIDTIGFVIDLNPRLIKSFELNLEDLRSADMVILLLDATDALLILRIKIAEGIRLLSEMDIPREKILIVFNKIDLNPAAVNLGKELNLERKGLPWTTVSAKERTNLNELLMTLKAQLIRLAQAPEAKDEYSIVQ
- a CDS encoding M20/M25/M40 family metallo-hydrolase, with product MVLNIYETLNELIEAPGVPGFEEQRRKKIIEQFSRYCDTVSVDVIGNVIGTLGDGERSVMISGHYDQLGFMIKNVDDKGYASIVNVGGWDKRTAYGLRVKIWVGDGPNDYVIGVISAVPPHVTNPSEREKVPSIDNMTLDFGASSKEEAVNMGVLPGCTCTPDARLDYLGKKDSDLVIAPSFDDISAVVSLLVALEELKKDPPEGLKIHVVATVQEEVGLRGATVSGFNLNPWVTMNSDTTSVLAPGVPASKVGSINLGEGPIICLGPAFNRKLWELMMKVAEEEGIPYQRRGVPARSGNDSWALQIARGGSICGLLSMPNRYMHSANEVVSLKDIENIGKLFAATAKALTTCDMPHTVQVFKR